One window of Azospirillum sp. TSH58 genomic DNA carries:
- a CDS encoding class I SAM-dependent methyltransferase translates to MINLDFRPHRKDGLQATLWEFHMGLRAFEADSVDGITISHMMMYVPISQYHEFFKDCFRVLKRGGVLRVTEDNANLHGPLNAIIRCRPHPQHDAADAGGSRLPGL, encoded by the coding sequence ATGATCAATCTCGATTTCCGACCTCACAGGAAGGACGGGTTGCAGGCGACGCTGTGGGAGTTCCACATGGGCCTCCGCGCGTTCGAAGCGGATTCGGTCGATGGGATCACGATTTCCCATATGATGATGTACGTGCCAATTTCGCAATATCATGAATTCTTCAAGGACTGCTTCCGCGTCCTCAAGCGCGGCGGCGTGCTGCGGGTTACCGAAGACAACGCGAACCTGCACGGGCCTTTGAATGCCATTATTCGATGTCGCCCTCATCCCCAGCACGATGCGGCAGATGCTGGAGGAAGCCGGCTTCCGGGTCTTTGA
- a CDS encoding bifunctional 2-polyprenyl-6-hydroxyphenol methylase/3-demethylubiquinol 3-O-methyltransferase UbiG: MSPNRPNLEEKPGLPGWGITPEYISRWLDVTSSEEWLALWPFLSPSFKSVHNRLLNYCLMHQTTGDAATPEALWPGSTWQATQRIRHLLSSFIEENRVGSLCDAGCGNANWVVGITGGIDSYLGIDIDEATLSLARSSCFLPGHRFERGNMMEADYSGYDAVLSHDALSFLSNADILRTIDRMAAGGGRFLMLSTYPALGANMDSPGGAWRPINLTKPPFNLPEPLHLLPERQANPNDPNSSKSIGVWMVSDLLASRADQERAARAGAEQSDALPFDGRGVILPDSQRRYTDLGHHPTTPSFSILRISPRWVR, from the coding sequence ATGAGCCCCAACCGTCCCAATCTGGAAGAGAAACCGGGGCTGCCCGGGTGGGGCATCACTCCGGAATACATCAGCCGCTGGCTGGATGTGACGTCGTCGGAAGAGTGGCTGGCTCTCTGGCCGTTCCTGTCTCCGTCCTTCAAGTCCGTGCACAACAGGCTTCTCAATTATTGTCTGATGCACCAGACCACGGGCGACGCCGCGACGCCGGAGGCGTTGTGGCCCGGTTCGACATGGCAGGCCACACAGCGGATTCGCCATCTGCTGTCCAGCTTCATCGAGGAGAACCGGGTGGGCAGCCTGTGCGATGCAGGCTGCGGGAACGCGAACTGGGTGGTGGGCATTACGGGCGGCATCGACTCCTATCTCGGGATCGATATCGACGAGGCGACGCTGTCGCTGGCAAGAAGCTCCTGCTTTCTGCCCGGCCATCGCTTCGAACGCGGCAACATGATGGAAGCGGACTACAGCGGTTACGACGCGGTGCTGTCCCATGACGCCCTGAGCTTCCTTTCGAACGCCGACATTCTACGGACCATCGACCGGATGGCGGCGGGCGGTGGCCGGTTTCTCATGCTGTCTACCTATCCGGCCCTTGGCGCCAACATGGATTCTCCCGGCGGTGCGTGGCGTCCGATCAATTTGACAAAGCCTCCGTTCAATCTCCCGGAACCACTCCATCTCTTGCCGGAGCGTCAGGCAAACCCCAACGACCCGAACAGTTCCAAATCCATCGGCGTCTGGATGGTTTCCGATCTTCTGGCCAGCCGGGCCGACCAGGAGCGGGCCGCAAGGGCGGGGGCGGAGCAGTCGGATGCGCTTCCCTTCGACGGTCGGGGCGTCATTCTGCCGGACAGTCAGAGGCGATACACGGATCTGGGGCATCATCCGACGACCCCGTCCTTCAGCATCCTGCGCATCAGCCCTCGATGGGTCCGCTGA
- a CDS encoding class I SAM-dependent methyltransferase, giving the protein MHGTADAIGRLFLEVYWRPEFRRILDVGAYDVNGSLRRHKPDGAEWVGIDLAAGPGVDTVLEDAWAYPFPDASFDVVVSTATFEHDRLFWLTFLEMCWVLKPGGFIYINAPSNGHYPAGLLALLPDAGGALEVWAQRMGHPVHLIESFIAPRIADHWNDFVLVFSTAPASPSSSPIADCIPNAYNVRAGSAGPIKHHSVETEDMRIQKIYLLKYHNIIIN; this is encoded by the coding sequence ATGCATGGCACCGCCGATGCCATCGGCCGCTTGTTCCTTGAGGTCTATTGGCGGCCTGAGTTCCGGCGCATCCTCGACGTCGGCGCGTACGACGTCAATGGCAGCCTGCGCCGGCACAAGCCTGATGGCGCGGAGTGGGTTGGCATCGATCTGGCCGCGGGGCCAGGCGTCGACACCGTTCTGGAGGACGCCTGGGCCTATCCGTTTCCGGACGCGTCCTTCGATGTCGTGGTGTCCACCGCGACGTTCGAGCACGACCGGCTGTTCTGGCTGACTTTTCTGGAGATGTGCTGGGTTCTGAAGCCCGGAGGATTCATCTACATCAACGCGCCCAGCAACGGGCACTACCCCGCTGGACTTCTGGCGCTTCTCCCGGACGCCGGGGGCGCGCTCGAAGTCTGGGCCCAGCGCATGGGACACCCGGTCCATTTGATCGAGTCCTTTATTGCCCCTCGCATCGCCGACCATTGGAACGACTTCGTCCTCGTCTTCTCAACCGCTCCGGCATCCCCATCCTCAAGCCCGATCGCGGACTGCATTCCCAATGCCTACAATGTCCGTGCCGGTTCTGCGGGACCGATTAAGCACCATTCCGTGGAAACGGAAGACATGCGGATACAGAAAATATATTTATTAAAATACCACAATATTATCATTAATTGA